The following are encoded in a window of Deltaproteobacteria bacterium genomic DNA:
- a CDS encoding NAD-dependent epimerase/dehydratase family protein, with product MLSRRVLVTGGAGFIGSHLCERLLRDGDEVICL from the coding sequence ATATTGAGCAGGAGGGTGCTGGTTACCGGCGGGGCCGGCTTCATCGGGTCCCATCTGTGCGAGAGGCTTTTGCGGGACGGTGACGAGGTCATATGTCTCG